One part of the Candidatus Hinthialibacter antarcticus genome encodes these proteins:
- a CDS encoding PQQ-binding-like beta-propeller repeat protein produces MSNTQGVTVWRMAGGDPSRCGLSAQSLSKEPKLTDTLKASGSVVGSPVFSQSGSVFIADRAGGVQAYNSDGKLLWRRDLPGGFQASPAINNDASVLYVGSLLGRVHALDAKTGQPVWEVMLPARRDRRIQSDLLYLDEHDAVITSSWGGKFVALSGKNGTKTQEWNAGDNPRTAMSASPDGGLYGIRVASSNRGNQIEVFNAVLGFDETLLYQQAVKGTVNAFASPVVWHDGVIVPINGNTTCSLKYIYQKKSEPKKLMDLDCCIHATPAVFRDGIDKLFVATMNGDIAALPIYRDQGDINNYSTASPANGEYYLASPVCDASGNAYLGSPQGNLYRFDSEFQRTVIFEGTRAFETQPAISPDGRLYAPCTDGNVFVFA; encoded by the coding sequence ATGTCAAATACACAAGGCGTAACCGTATGGCGCATGGCGGGCGGCGACCCGTCGCGTTGCGGGCTTTCCGCCCAGTCGCTTTCAAAAGAACCGAAACTTACCGATACGCTGAAAGCCAGCGGCTCGGTCGTGGGCTCTCCCGTATTTTCGCAAAGCGGTTCGGTGTTTATTGCAGACCGCGCGGGCGGCGTTCAAGCCTATAACAGCGATGGCAAACTACTCTGGCGGCGCGATCTGCCGGGCGGCTTCCAAGCCTCCCCCGCCATTAATAATGACGCGTCCGTCCTCTATGTCGGCTCGTTGTTGGGGCGCGTTCATGCGCTCGACGCCAAAACAGGACAACCGGTTTGGGAGGTCATGCTGCCCGCGAGACGCGACCGGAGAATTCAATCCGACCTGCTTTATCTTGATGAACATGACGCCGTCATCACCAGCAGCTGGGGCGGAAAATTCGTCGCGTTATCAGGAAAAAACGGAACCAAAACCCAAGAATGGAACGCAGGCGACAATCCGCGTACGGCCATGTCCGCCTCGCCGGATGGAGGCCTTTACGGCATCCGAGTTGCCAGTTCAAACCGAGGCAATCAAATCGAAGTGTTCAACGCCGTTCTCGGTTTTGATGAAACGCTCCTCTATCAGCAAGCCGTCAAAGGCACGGTCAACGCTTTCGCGTCTCCCGTGGTATGGCATGATGGCGTCATCGTTCCCATCAATGGAAATACCACTTGTAGCCTGAAATACATCTATCAGAAAAAATCAGAGCCAAAAAAACTGATGGACTTAGACTGCTGCATCCACGCAACCCCCGCCGTTTTCAGAGATGGGATCGACAAACTCTTCGTCGCAACCATGAACGGCGACATCGCGGCGCTGCCGATTTATCGCGACCAGGGAGACATAAACAATTATTCAACCGCTAGCCCCGCCAATGGAGAATACTACTTAGCCAGCCCTGTCTGCGACGCGAGCGGCAACGCCTACTTGGGATCGCCCCAAGGTAACCTCTATCGCTTTGATTCAGAATTTCAACGAACTGTCATCTTCGAAGGGACTCGCGCCTTTGAAACGCAGCCCGCCATCAGCCCGGACGGACGGTTATACGCGCCTTGCACAGACGGCAACGTGTTTGTTTTTGCGTAA
- a CDS encoding DUF362 domain-containing protein, with translation MKKQMHTSVPKAPTFTLPRRRFLQTAALAAISVPGWSKPAQVPRTLTSIQICNQYDYAKVRELLGNMFDEVGGVRSLVKNQFVTIKVNLVNSPANVWSGVPYWMTTVVHPIVAKAAGSLLVEYGAKQVTFCDQLPFGENHDADFAHYDYNIDDFNKAMDGKCVFENTRNKGRHGAYDLAKVPYGGLLASAWEVNQSYTKTDVIVSLTKMKSHISGGVTLGMKNMFGVPPSSMYGEDGVDAPNENATGYRGQTMHNCTKKPSTSIDTFNGKSIEQDHGFNVPQFIVDLNAAFPVELTIIDGVSTISNAEGTWNGSLVEVCRPNLLLVGRNPVCTDAVGASVMGFDPDAADRTPPFANGINCLKLAREMGLGENRLSMLDVVGVPIETARYHFQPTYQR, from the coding sequence ATGAAAAAACAAATGCACACATCAGTTCCGAAGGCCCCAACCTTCACCCTGCCGAGGCGGCGGTTTTTACAAACCGCAGCGCTCGCCGCCATTTCCGTTCCAGGTTGGAGCAAACCCGCCCAGGTTCCGCGCACCCTGACCTCGATCCAAATCTGCAACCAATATGACTACGCAAAAGTTCGCGAATTGTTGGGCAATATGTTTGATGAAGTGGGCGGCGTCCGCAGTTTGGTCAAGAACCAGTTCGTCACCATCAAAGTCAATCTGGTCAATTCGCCCGCCAACGTCTGGAGCGGCGTCCCCTACTGGATGACGACGGTGGTTCACCCAATCGTCGCCAAAGCGGCGGGCAGCCTGTTGGTTGAATACGGCGCGAAACAGGTGACCTTCTGCGACCAGTTGCCCTTTGGCGAAAATCACGACGCCGACTTCGCGCACTATGACTATAACATTGACGACTTCAACAAGGCGATGGACGGCAAATGCGTGTTTGAGAACACCCGCAACAAAGGCCGCCACGGCGCCTACGACCTCGCAAAAGTTCCATACGGCGGCTTGCTCGCCTCAGCCTGGGAAGTCAACCAGAGTTATACCAAGACAGATGTCATCGTCTCGTTGACCAAAATGAAAAGCCATATCTCCGGCGGGGTGACCCTGGGGATGAAAAATATGTTCGGCGTCCCCCCCAGCAGCATGTACGGCGAAGACGGCGTTGACGCTCCAAACGAAAACGCCACCGGCTACCGTGGGCAGACCATGCACAATTGCACAAAAAAGCCCTCGACGTCGATTGATACTTTTAACGGGAAATCCATCGAACAAGACCATGGCTTCAACGTGCCGCAGTTTATCGTCGATCTCAACGCGGCCTTTCCTGTGGAATTAACAATCATTGACGGCGTCAGCACCATCTCAAACGCAGAAGGAACCTGGAACGGATCGCTGGTCGAAGTGTGTCGTCCCAATTTGTTACTCGTCGGGCGCAACCCGGTTTGCACCGACGCCGTCGGCGCATCCGTGATGGGCTTCGACCCCGACGCCGCCGACCGCACCCCGCCGTTCGCCAATGGAATCAACTGCCTGAAACTGGCGCGTGAAATGGGTCTGGGCGAAAACCGGCTCTCGATGCTGGACGTTGTCGGCGTCCCCATCGAAACCGCTCGTTATCACTTTCAACCGACATACCAACGCTAG
- a CDS encoding VWA domain-containing protein, with the protein MDSFRILHPYYLLLLLAVPLLWYTARQVRVLGRGRKSLTLFLRTLVILFFILALSEVEMLDRGDTLSIFFAIDRSSSVPQDQQQYALAYVQEQLNQLPPEDLAGILFFGKEAAIQENPGESVTLPEYQALVDAEGTDIESAVGLAMAAFQEGMQKRIVLLTDGNQTQGDAASAVQRAKAAGIDVWVLPLEYVYTQEVLLEDVVLPSRIREKEPFTVKALVNAQEQGPGKLRLYENGELIAEEDVELEPGKNAFQFTREIEYSGVYNYEAQIEAENDKRPSNNRAQNSALIKGMPRILLLEAEPDLGQFLVAALLSEGIQVDMRAPEETPLSIRELQAYDSIILSNVSAERIPPSQQRMIETAVRDLGIGLIMLGGPDSFGAGGWQGSPIEEALPVAMDVKQRKVIPSGALALIMHSCEIPQGNYWSQEISVAALNVLGRNDYMGFLRFSMQAGGPAWLFPLTKVGSKRDMKNKIQNLRFNDIGDMPSFDNTLQKAYDSLVEVEANVKHIVILSDGDPAQPSQGLVDDIIDAGITISTVCIAPHGINGTAVMEELAEYCNGKFYHVKNNKNLPKIFIKEASTIRRNMLVEETFTPRLRQMSEMLLGFESGFPSLDGYVVAGFKDQAETVLTSDKEDPLLAHWRYGLGKTAAFTSGPKARWANTWLSWEQYAKFWGQLVRWTLRSTEDDNFVVQTSVEGDRVRIAIDAMTEDGEFLNDLDFSGAVLNPSLEPVEVDIRQTQPGRYEAELSAKEAGSYLMNLAYEQKGEQLEGRLTAGISVPYSPEHSTTKQNDVILKQLQELSANPFLEPDQSIFEHNLIATGDIKPLWPLMIALAIIFFFLDIAVRRVFFELTQLEALLGRVKAWLLYPFTRQLAPVGPATEQLGNLMQAKQRAGEQSLAQAGQKEALLQKLESQGDIDGAPEVAGAKDEAPWQEVKPGQDAPQFEEEKNEYTSALFRAKQRASSQMKDRK; encoded by the coding sequence ATGGATTCGTTTCGAATACTGCATCCATATTACCTGTTGTTATTGCTGGCGGTCCCGCTGCTGTGGTACACCGCCCGGCAGGTGCGCGTGTTGGGGCGCGGGCGCAAGTCTCTCACCCTGTTTTTGCGCACATTGGTGATTTTGTTCTTCATTCTGGCGTTGTCCGAAGTCGAGATGCTGGACCGCGGCGATACGCTGTCGATCTTTTTTGCCATTGACCGCTCCTCCAGCGTTCCCCAAGACCAACAACAATATGCGCTGGCCTATGTGCAGGAGCAACTCAATCAATTGCCGCCCGAAGACCTCGCGGGTATTTTGTTCTTCGGCAAAGAAGCCGCGATCCAGGAAAACCCCGGCGAAAGCGTGACCCTGCCTGAATATCAGGCGCTGGTTGATGCGGAAGGCACCGATATTGAATCCGCCGTGGGGTTGGCGATGGCGGCGTTTCAAGAGGGGATGCAAAAGCGCATCGTCTTGCTGACCGACGGCAACCAGACCCAGGGCGATGCGGCGTCCGCCGTCCAACGCGCCAAAGCGGCGGGCATTGACGTTTGGGTGTTGCCGCTGGAATACGTGTATACCCAGGAAGTATTGCTCGAAGACGTGGTCTTGCCGTCGCGGATTCGAGAGAAAGAGCCGTTCACCGTTAAGGCGTTGGTCAACGCGCAAGAACAAGGCCCCGGCAAGTTGCGCTTATATGAAAACGGCGAACTCATCGCCGAAGAAGACGTTGAATTGGAACCCGGCAAAAACGCATTTCAATTCACCCGCGAAATTGAATACAGCGGCGTTTATAATTACGAAGCCCAAATCGAAGCCGAAAACGACAAGCGCCCCTCAAACAACCGCGCCCAAAACTCGGCCTTAATCAAGGGAATGCCCCGCATTTTGTTGCTGGAAGCCGAGCCGGATTTGGGGCAGTTTCTGGTTGCGGCGCTGCTTTCAGAAGGCATCCAAGTGGATATGCGCGCGCCCGAAGAGACGCCGCTGTCGATCCGTGAACTGCAAGCCTACGACAGCATAATCTTGTCGAACGTTTCGGCGGAGCGCATCCCGCCCTCGCAACAGCGCATGATCGAAACCGCTGTGCGCGACTTGGGCATTGGGCTAATCATGCTGGGCGGGCCGGACAGTTTCGGCGCGGGCGGCTGGCAAGGCTCGCCGATTGAAGAGGCGCTGCCGGTTGCGATGGATGTGAAGCAGCGCAAGGTTATCCCCAGCGGCGCTCTGGCGCTGATTATGCACTCGTGCGAAATTCCTCAAGGCAATTACTGGTCGCAAGAAATTTCGGTCGCCGCGCTCAACGTGTTGGGACGTAACGATTACATGGGCTTTTTGCGTTTCAGTATGCAAGCGGGCGGGCCTGCCTGGCTGTTTCCTCTGACGAAGGTCGGCAGCAAGCGCGATATGAAAAACAAGATTCAAAATTTGCGGTTTAACGACATTGGCGACATGCCGTCGTTTGATAATACCTTGCAAAAGGCGTATGACTCGCTGGTTGAAGTCGAGGCTAACGTCAAGCATATCGTTATCCTCTCTGACGGCGATCCGGCGCAACCCAGCCAAGGCTTGGTAGATGATATTATCGACGCGGGCATCACCATTTCGACGGTGTGCATCGCCCCGCACGGCATCAACGGCACTGCGGTCATGGAAGAACTGGCCGAGTATTGCAACGGCAAGTTTTATCATGTGAAGAACAACAAGAACCTGCCTAAGATTTTTATCAAAGAAGCCTCAACCATTCGCCGCAATATGTTGGTGGAAGAAACCTTTACGCCGCGTTTGCGTCAAATGAGCGAAATGCTGTTGGGGTTTGAGAGCGGGTTCCCGTCGCTGGACGGATATGTCGTCGCCGGGTTCAAAGACCAGGCCGAAACGGTGTTGACCTCAGACAAAGAAGACCCGCTGTTGGCGCACTGGCGCTATGGGCTTGGCAAGACGGCTGCGTTTACCAGCGGCCCCAAAGCGCGTTGGGCGAACACTTGGCTGAGTTGGGAGCAATACGCCAAGTTCTGGGGACAATTGGTGCGTTGGACGCTGCGCAGCACCGAAGACGATAACTTCGTCGTGCAGACCTCGGTCGAAGGCGACCGGGTGCGCATCGCCATTGATGCCATGACCGAAGACGGCGAATTTCTCAATGATCTCGATTTTAGCGGCGCTGTGTTGAACCCTTCGCTGGAACCGGTCGAGGTGGATATTCGCCAGACCCAGCCGGGGCGGTATGAAGCGGAACTGTCGGCCAAAGAAGCAGGCAGTTATTTGATGAACCTAGCGTACGAACAAAAAGGCGAACAACTCGAGGGGCGTTTGACGGCGGGAATCTCCGTCCCCTATTCGCCCGAACACAGCACGACCAAACAAAATGACGTGATCCTGAAACAATTGCAGGAACTGTCCGCCAATCCATTTTTGGAGCCGGACCAATCCATCTTTGAGCATAATTTAATCGCTACGGGCGATATTAAACCGCTATGGCCGCTGATGATTGCTTTGGCGATAATCTTTTTCTTTTTGGATATCGCCGTGCGGCGCGTCTTCTTTGAACTCACCCAGTTAGAGGCTTTGTTGGGGAGAGTGAAGGCCTGGCTGTTGTATCCCTTCACGAGGCAATTGGCGCCGGTTGGCCCTGCGACCGAACAACTGGGCAACCTGATGCAGGCCAAGCAGCGCGCGGGGGAACAGTCGTTGGCCCAGGCGGGACAAAAGGAAGCGCTGCTGCAAAAATTAGAATCGCAGGGCGACATTGACGGTGCGCCTGAGGTCGCTGGCGCAAAAGACGAAGCGCCGTGGCAGGAAGTTAAACCCGGACAAGACGCCCCGCAGTTTGAAGAAGAGAAAAACGAATATACCAGCGCTTTGTTCCGCGCCAAACAGCGAGCGTCGTCGCAGATGAAAGATCGGAAATGA
- a CDS encoding heavy metal translocating P-type ATPase, with amino-acid sequence MQGMTCASCVSRVEKALQSAAPNAQVRVNLATEQASIVTPDDAVSESDFVQAVKNAGYDAAPIEQQSRNAKDSERKRALRGWLRRMIVGSALCVPIMALSMGVSFPGSEFVIFILATIVQAYVGFPFYKAAFKAARHGATTMDTLIVLGASAAYGFSVVSLFLPDAPLYFDGAAMILTLISIGKYLETRARGAAASAVESLLDLSPPTAHLLEDGEERTVAVEEIQPGARIRVRPSESIPLDGTIIKGQSTIDESMLTGESMPVEKSVGDETVGGTLNLTGVIELEVTHTGSDAALQRIVDFVRRAQESKADVQRLADRVSAVFVPVIIVVAALTFAGWAWAQPHEITTAMVNAVAVLIIACPCALGLATPTAVMAGTAKGAREGILIKEAHTLEQAGQLTDFVFDKTGTLTEGRPAVSDSTSLHNDDWLALAASVESASRHPLAQAIVRHAQEKQLHIQEPHAVNEQSGGGVIADAGGAQIHIGSIAFLNENDIDTSALTEWTQQAAQRGQTVVACANDKQAAGAFALRDQIRTSSKPAIQQLQAMGLTVHLLSGDKQETAEAVANKLGIKSVFAEVRPTQKADVIQTLQKQGGIVAMAGDGVNDAPALAQADIGVAMGGGTDVAKESGDIVLIGDDPLKAVRAIQLSRLALRKIKQNLFWAFFYNVCAVPAAALGFLTPMLAAGAMAMSSVCVVSNSLLLLRNKAD; translated from the coding sequence ATCCAGGGCATGACTTGCGCCTCCTGCGTCAGCCGCGTAGAAAAAGCGCTGCAATCCGCCGCGCCCAACGCACAAGTGCGCGTCAATCTCGCCACCGAACAAGCCTCAATTGTCACGCCAGACGACGCGGTCTCCGAGAGCGATTTCGTCCAAGCGGTGAAAAACGCCGGGTATGACGCCGCGCCCATAGAGCAACAATCCCGCAACGCGAAAGACTCCGAACGCAAACGCGCATTACGCGGATGGCTGCGGCGGATGATCGTCGGCTCGGCGCTCTGCGTTCCAATCATGGCGTTGAGCATGGGCGTCTCATTTCCCGGATCGGAATTTGTCATTTTTATTCTGGCGACGATTGTTCAAGCGTATGTCGGGTTCCCGTTTTACAAAGCGGCGTTCAAAGCGGCGCGCCACGGCGCGACCACAATGGACACCCTGATCGTATTGGGCGCAAGCGCCGCCTATGGATTCAGCGTCGTCAGTTTATTTTTGCCGGATGCGCCGCTCTATTTCGACGGCGCCGCGATGATTTTGACGTTGATCTCTATCGGCAAATATCTCGAAACCCGCGCACGCGGCGCGGCGGCGTCAGCGGTCGAATCCTTGCTTGACCTGTCGCCGCCGACTGCCCATCTACTCGAAGACGGAGAAGAACGCACGGTCGCAGTCGAAGAAATCCAACCCGGAGCGCGCATCCGCGTTCGCCCCAGCGAGTCAATCCCACTAGACGGAACCATCATCAAGGGCCAATCGACCATTGATGAGTCCATGCTGACTGGCGAGAGCATGCCGGTTGAGAAAAGCGTCGGCGATGAAACCGTCGGCGGCACATTAAACCTAACTGGCGTGATCGAACTCGAAGTCACCCACACCGGTTCCGACGCCGCCCTGCAACGCATCGTCGATTTCGTGCGTCGCGCCCAAGAATCGAAGGCCGACGTACAACGCCTCGCCGACCGCGTATCCGCCGTGTTCGTCCCGGTGATTATCGTTGTCGCGGCACTCACATTCGCCGGATGGGCCTGGGCGCAACCGCATGAGATCACCACCGCGATGGTGAATGCGGTAGCGGTGTTGATTATCGCCTGCCCCTGCGCGTTAGGACTCGCCACTCCCACCGCCGTCATGGCCGGAACCGCCAAGGGCGCGCGCGAAGGCATCCTCATCAAAGAAGCCCATACCCTCGAACAAGCCGGACAACTCACCGATTTCGTGTTCGATAAAACAGGAACTCTGACCGAAGGCAGGCCCGCCGTCTCTGACTCGACCTCGCTTCATAATGATGATTGGCTTGCGCTGGCTGCGTCCGTTGAGTCCGCCTCGCGGCATCCGCTCGCGCAAGCGATTGTGAGACATGCGCAGGAAAAGCAACTCCACATTCAGGAACCACACGCCGTCAACGAACAAAGCGGCGGCGGCGTCATCGCCGATGCGGGCGGCGCGCAAATCCACATCGGCTCGATTGCGTTCCTAAACGAGAACGACATTGATACGTCCGCCCTGACCGAATGGACGCAACAAGCGGCGCAACGCGGACAGACCGTCGTTGCATGTGCAAACGACAAACAAGCCGCTGGCGCATTCGCGCTCCGCGACCAGATACGAACGTCGTCAAAACCAGCGATCCAGCAGTTGCAAGCCATGGGGCTGACCGTCCATTTATTATCAGGCGATAAACAAGAAACCGCCGAGGCGGTTGCAAATAAATTGGGAATTAAAAGCGTTTTTGCGGAAGTACGCCCTACACAAAAAGCGGACGTTATCCAAACATTACAGAAGCAGGGCGGCATCGTCGCCATGGCGGGCGACGGCGTCAATGATGCCCCCGCATTAGCGCAAGCCGACATCGGCGTCGCCATGGGCGGCGGTACGGACGTCGCCAAAGAAAGCGGCGACATTGTGTTGATCGGCGACGACCCGCTCAAAGCCGTACGCGCCATTCAGCTCAGTCGGCTCGCATTGCGTAAGATCAAACAGAATTTATTCTGGGCGTTCTTTTACAACGTCTGTGCGGTTCCAGCGGCGGCTCTCGGCTTTTTAACGCCCATGCTCGCAGCGGGCGCGATGGCGATGAGTTCGGTCTGCGTCGTCAGTAACTCGCTGCTGCTATTACGGAACAAAGCGGACTAA
- a CDS encoding heavy-metal-associated domain-containing protein produces the protein MTSTTFLIEGMTCGHCVKSATKALESIPGVSSVQVELDSKQAVVEYDSGQTNEDALFDAVQQADFTPVKKKP, from the coding sequence ATGACTTCCACGACATTCTTGATCGAAGGCATGACTTGCGGGCATTGCGTTAAATCCGCAACCAAAGCCTTAGAATCTATCCCGGGCGTTTCGTCCGTCCAGGTTGAGTTAGACAGCAAACAAGCCGTTGTTGAATATGACTCCGGCCAGACCAATGAGGACGCGCTGTTTGACGCCGTCCAGCAGGCCGATTTCACCCCCGTTAAAAAAAAACCGTAG
- a CDS encoding ferredoxin family protein yields MTYVVGEPCVKCKYGDCAEVCPVECFYEGEDQLLINPDECIDCDACAPVCPVNAIFPEDEVPKEQQEYIEKNANFEFQEDLRRNAKDQVTNGPDWDAETAGG; encoded by the coding sequence ATGACGTATGTGGTTGGCGAACCCTGCGTGAAGTGCAAATACGGCGACTGCGCAGAAGTCTGTCCGGTCGAATGTTTTTATGAAGGCGAAGATCAACTTTTAATCAACCCTGATGAGTGTATTGATTGCGACGCCTGCGCTCCGGTGTGTCCGGTCAACGCAATTTTTCCGGAAGATGAAGTTCCCAAGGAACAACAAGAGTACATCGAGAAAAATGCGAACTTCGAGTTCCAGGAAGATTTGCGGCGCAATGCAAAAGACCAAGTCACCAACGGCCCTGATTGGGACGCGGAGACGGCGGGAGGATAA
- a CDS encoding S1C family serine protease gives MMNRWLFVLCATWLVLNGAVNAQFDSAVYETFNRNAPAVYSIEVQVPKNLILQEYDKSISRLREFHDRYSDMVMSGTQPMASFFTLNSLIGRWERQLDFLKEQMLMNNSMRGTGFAIDPHHIVTLSSVVKSATMGGEITVTDHQKIQHRALLQGVDRLTGVAVLRIPDATFEHYVDLGRLSTTLPVSSYIMTIQCPYDLPPSPYTGMIGGYHRQLKKFELERYIQTNLPLYPGNEGAPVLSPSGQLVGMMAAEFSIGAAPGVSFAIPADFVAESANQIIQKGDLVHGWLPGIELQQSAQGILIRNVDPNSHAANSGLKPGDVIIGFDGRQETELWDLLSRIVNANPEQFVRVEILRGPNRMQFQIQLLQRR, from the coding sequence ATGATGAACCGATGGTTGTTTGTACTTTGCGCGACGTGGCTTGTTCTGAATGGTGCGGTAAACGCCCAGTTTGATTCTGCGGTGTATGAAACTTTTAATCGAAATGCGCCCGCCGTCTATTCGATTGAAGTCCAGGTCCCCAAAAATCTCATCCTGCAAGAATATGATAAATCCATTTCGCGTCTGCGGGAATTTCATGACCGCTACAGCGATATGGTGATGTCCGGTACACAGCCGATGGCGTCATTTTTTACGCTCAATAGCCTGATTGGGCGTTGGGAGCGTCAACTCGATTTTCTCAAAGAACAAATGTTGATGAACAACAGTATGCGCGGGACGGGGTTCGCGATTGATCCCCACCACATCGTCACGCTGAGTTCCGTTGTGAAAAGCGCAACGATGGGCGGCGAGATTACGGTGACCGATCACCAAAAAATTCAACACCGCGCTTTGTTGCAAGGCGTTGACCGCTTGACGGGCGTTGCGGTGTTGCGCATTCCAGACGCGACGTTTGAGCATTACGTTGACTTAGGCCGCTTATCGACCACCTTGCCCGTGTCGTCTTATATTATGACCATTCAATGTCCGTATGATTTGCCGCCGTCTCCCTATACCGGTATGATTGGCGGCTATCACCGCCAGTTAAAAAAATTTGAACTCGAACGCTATATTCAAACCAATTTGCCGTTATATCCAGGCAATGAAGGGGCGCCGGTGTTAAGCCCGTCGGGTCAATTGGTGGGGATGATGGCGGCGGAATTTAGTATTGGCGCGGCGCCGGGCGTTTCGTTTGCGATTCCTGCTGATTTCGTGGCGGAGTCGGCGAACCAGATTATCCAAAAAGGCGATTTGGTGCACGGCTGGCTGCCGGGAATCGAACTGCAACAGTCCGCGCAGGGTATCTTGATTCGTAATGTAGACCCCAATAGCCATGCGGCGAATTCGGGCTTAAAGCCCGGCGACGTGATTATCGGCTTTGACGGTCGGCAAGAGACGGAACTTTGGGACCTGTTGTCGCGCATTGTCAACGCAAACCCTGAACAATTTGTCCGCGTCGAAATTCTTCGCGGCCCAAACCGGATGCAGTTTCAAATTCAATTGCTCCAAAGACGCTAA